A single genomic interval of Dromiciops gliroides isolate mDroGli1 chromosome 1, mDroGli1.pri, whole genome shotgun sequence harbors:
- the LOC122735411 gene encoding mitochondrial import inner membrane translocase subunit TIM16-like has product MAKYLAQIIVMGVQVVGRAFARALRQEFAASRAAADARGRAGHQSAAASNLSGLSLQEAQQILNVSKLSREEIQKVVRAKERLDEELKIQAQDESEKGQQPKT; this is encoded by the coding sequence ATGGCCAAATACCTAGCTCAGATCATCGTGATGGGGGTGCAGGTGGTTGGAAGGGCCTTTGCCCGGGCACTCCGGCAGGAATTTGCAGCCAGCCGGGCAGCAGCAGATGCTCGTGGGCGAGCCGGTCATCAATCTGCAGCTGCGTCAAACCTTTCTGGACTTAGCCTTCAGGAAGCCCAGCAGATCCTCAATGTCTCCAAGCTGAGCAGAGAGGAGATCCAGAAGGTGGTTCGAGCTAAGGAGCGGCTAGATGAAGAACTCAAAATCCAGGCCCAGGATGAGAGTGAGAAAGGGCAGCAGCCCAAAACGTGA